A single region of the Chelonoidis abingdonii isolate Lonesome George chromosome 23, CheloAbing_2.0, whole genome shotgun sequence genome encodes:
- the PERM1 gene encoding PGC-1 and ERR-induced regulator in muscle protein 1 — MENFQYSIQLNDRDWAEFYSASEECSLIPAALATAEEPGFSDIEQGDGEAGSPRTARLITVRAGSTPAPGPGPCPLHGVPRETSPPWPIPGQLVLEEVLLGGEDEIDLGSGSRFLRESNTHGSRQQTPLMPSAQDRQLPCFSGAGSARPASHAMKKPLQAQDSSHNEVGQAAEHAVATPVAVQAGGGLAMVPHGHQPEGAPMEGELPGEHLQGSPEKADSERTVHATDVSSPALATSGGMERPLGEKANWSFCLEPGLPDPNGDISQNPSSEPLQPTCSRIPGESWPAGKNPGEHLDLGQALTAPGSPGDSPDVVQPRGPVHQGTLTAAVTPSHRAVALQSSTLAVEFLTSSALLRETKGEGVVAKLALGGLEGEEEGGTLTCGMLEDEGRGLALGCQAISAPRSKGVKGPAVQPCPGEVKKTSCARPKQATDLGIHENMSLNQSSKPTASQREEYRSTTGKSLHLGSTVAFGGDADDGAQGRQRSGLLGGMFPHHSAAEGSQEGAIPALTWPEMYDYFFCDAQEQVGGMNSLGGVAKTPMSPCEKEQELPEMYGPEMYEYFFNEPEGSVGGGSKDTFVEPDRISTLEQTSSPCESQEDLGSAIAGEPSGVISIPEVYEHFFTDRARGRRSWGQIFLSMPALEARKAVAALKSFLQKPMCLVRRSPSDSGVPVPRGSIKRLSLLQLGPHGRIQLKPEDLGMAPALAESPRHPLALTQEDMCLVFVALASWAVKTSNLQAPDAWKTVLLANVGTLSAIRYFRRQAIEGRHGT, encoded by the exons ATGGAGAATTTCCAGTACAGCATCCAGCTGAATGACAGGGACTGGGCAGAGTTTTACTCGGCTTCTGAAGAATGCAGCTTAATCCCGGCTGCCCTGGCCACAGCGGAGGAGCCAGGCTTCAGTGACATTGAGCAAGGGGACGGCGAGGCCGGCAGCCCCCGCACAGCCAGGCTGATCACCGTGAGGGCAGGCAGCACGCCAGCTCCTGGCCCGGGACCCTGCCCCCTACATGGGGTCCCCAGAGAGACCTCTCCGCCCTGGCCTATCCCTGGGCAGCTGGTCCTGGAGGAGGTTCTGTTGGGCGGCGAGGATGAAATAGATCTGGGCTCAGGCAGCAGGTTTCTGCGTGAGAGCAACACACACGGATCCCGCCAGCAGACTCCGCTGATGCCCAGCgcccaggacaggcagctgcctTGTTTCTCAGGGGCCGGCTCTGCCAGACCAGCTAGCCATGCCATGAAGAAGCCACTCCAGGCCCAGGACAGCTCCCACAATGAAGTGGGCCAGGCTGCAGAACATGCAGTGGCCACCCCGGTTGCTGTACAGGCAGGAGGGGGTCTGGCCATGGTACCCCACGGTCACCAGCCAGAAGGAGCTCCAATGGAGGGGGAATTACCAGGGGAGCATCTACAAGGCAGCCCAGAGAAGGCAGATTCTGAAAGGACAGTTCATGCCACGGATGTGAGCTCCCCAGCGCTGGCTACTTCAGGGGGGATGGAGAGGCCACTGGGGGAAAAGGCGAACTGGTCTTTCTGTTTAGAGCCTGGGCTGCCAGACCCAAATGGTGACATTTCCCAGAATCCATCTTCAGAGCCCCTGCAGCCAACGTGTTCCAGAATACCAGGGGAGAGCTGGCCTGCTGGGAAGAATCCAGGGGAGCATTTGGATCTAGGTCAAGCCTTGACTGCTCCGGGCTCCCCTGGCGACTCTCCGGATGTTGTGCAGCCCAGAGGGCCTGTGCACCAGGGAACGCTCACAGCCGCAGTGACGCCATCGCACAGGGCTGTGGCACTGCAAAGCTCGACTCTAGCTGTGGAGTTTTTAACCTCCTCTGCCCTACTGCGAGAGACCAAAGGGGAGGGAGTAGTGGCCAAACTGGCTCTTGGGGGGCTGGAGGGTGAGGAAGAAGGTGGTACCCTGACCTGTGGCATGCTGGAGGATGAAGGGCGAGGGTTGGCGCTGGGATGTCAGGCTATTAGCGCTCCCAGGAGCAAGGGGGTGAAAGGCCCTGCAGTGCAGCCCTGTCCAGGGGAAGTGAAGAAGACCAGTTGTGCAAGGCCAAAGCAAGCAACTGATTTAGGAATCCATGAGAACATGTCATTGAATCAGAGCAGCAAACCCACTGCATCACAGAGAGAGGAGTACAGGAGCACCACTGGGAAATCCCTGCATCTTGGAAGCACCGTGGCATTTGGAGGGGATGCTGACGATGGAGCCCAGGGAAGGCAGAGATCTGGGCTCCTAGGAGGGATGTTTCCTCATCATTCAGCAGCTGAGGGCTCTCAGGAGGGGGCCATACCTGCCCTGACCTGGCCAGAGATGTATGACTATTTTTTCTGTGACGCCCAAGAGCAGGTGGGGGGAATGAACAGCCTGGGTGGAGTGGCTAAAACGCCCATGTCTCCCTGCGAGAAGGAGCAGGAGTTGCCTGAAATGTACGGGCCTGAGATGTATGAATACTTCTTTAATGAACCTGAAGgaagtgtgggaggaggcagcaaAGACACCTTTGTGGAGCCAGACAGGATCAGCACCTTGGAGCAAACTTCATCACCGTGCGAGAGCCAGGAGGACCTGGGCTCAGCCATAGCCGGAGAGCCCAGCGGCGttatctccatccctgaggtttaTGAACATTTCTTTACAGACAGAGCAagaggcagaaggagctgggggcagaTCTTCCTGAGCATGCCGGCCTTGGAGGCAAGGAAAGCCGTGGCGGCTTTGAAATCTTTCCTGCAAAAGCCAATGTGCCTGGTCAGACGCAGTCCCTCCGACAGCGGGGTCCCTGTACCACGAGGTTCCATAAAGAGGCTCTCCcttctccagctggggcctcacggGAGAATCCAGCTGAAGCCAGAGGATTTAGGGATGGCCCCTGCACTAGCAG AAAGTCCCCGCCATCCCCTAGCCCTCACGCAGGAGGACATGTGCCTGGTCTTCGTTGCCCTTGCATCCTGGGCCGTGAAGACGTCAAATCTGCAGGCTCCGGATGCGTGGAAGACTG TGTTACTGGCAAACGTCGGCACCCTGTCTGCCATCCGGTACTTCAGACGGCAGGCCATAGAAGGACGACACGGAACCTAG